In Methylococcus geothermalis, one genomic interval encodes:
- a CDS encoding cbb3-type cytochrome c oxidase subunit I produces MRTGIIDSANLNGGQQLAVKYFSVAVVLFLAQMLFGLLAAIQFIRPDFLYNVLDFSVNRMVHINAMVVWMLYGFVGAVYWLLEEESGTRIVGLGLGNLAFWVLTAAVAVVVVVYLLVQTGPGNDLTRWFVNEGREYLEAPRWADLGIVAVLGVFFYNVAATFSKGRWSGIAGVLTLDLVALAGLYGAGMFYLTNITADQYWWWWVIHLWVEATWEVLVGCIMAWGLMHVLGVRRRIVETWLYIEVALMFGSGILGLGHHYFWIGTPDYWFSIGGFFSALEPIPLVAMVVHSVYDAGVHKFKNGNHPALAWIIAHTFGNFLGAGVWGFMHTLPQINLYTHGTQWTASHGHLAFFGAYATINIAFFYIAVQTWRGNIWLGGGLAGGGWKWKWALALLNFGVIGMTVALLIAGYEQSFIERAVEGSTWGGYFAAQMHPWFQQAMAWRLVFGVVTLAGVLLLVWDLLTIGVGEMRRAPQLATEAG; encoded by the coding sequence ATGCGCACCGGAATCATCGATAGCGCCAACCTCAACGGGGGGCAGCAACTGGCGGTCAAGTATTTCAGCGTCGCGGTCGTGCTGTTCCTGGCTCAGATGCTGTTCGGTCTGCTGGCCGCGATCCAGTTCATCCGGCCGGATTTTCTCTACAACGTGCTCGATTTCAGCGTCAACCGCATGGTGCACATCAACGCCATGGTGGTGTGGATGCTGTACGGCTTCGTCGGCGCGGTGTACTGGCTGCTGGAGGAGGAGAGCGGCACCCGCATCGTCGGGCTGGGCTTGGGCAACCTGGCGTTCTGGGTGCTGACCGCGGCGGTCGCCGTCGTGGTGGTGGTCTACCTGTTGGTTCAGACCGGTCCCGGCAACGACCTCACCCGCTGGTTCGTCAACGAGGGCCGCGAATACCTCGAAGCCCCGCGCTGGGCCGATCTCGGCATCGTCGCCGTGCTGGGCGTGTTCTTCTACAACGTCGCGGCCACCTTCTCGAAAGGCCGCTGGTCCGGCATTGCCGGCGTGCTGACCCTGGATCTGGTCGCTCTGGCGGGACTGTATGGCGCCGGCATGTTCTATCTGACCAACATCACGGCGGACCAGTACTGGTGGTGGTGGGTCATCCACCTGTGGGTGGAGGCGACCTGGGAGGTCCTGGTCGGCTGCATCATGGCCTGGGGCCTGATGCACGTGCTCGGCGTGCGGCGCCGGATCGTGGAAACCTGGCTGTACATCGAGGTGGCGCTGATGTTCGGCTCGGGCATCCTCGGCCTCGGCCATCATTATTTCTGGATCGGCACGCCGGATTACTGGTTCTCCATCGGCGGCTTCTTCTCGGCGCTGGAACCGATTCCTCTGGTCGCCATGGTGGTGCATTCGGTGTACGACGCTGGCGTCCACAAGTTCAAGAACGGCAACCATCCGGCGCTGGCCTGGATCATCGCCCACACCTTCGGCAATTTTCTCGGTGCAGGCGTCTGGGGCTTCATGCATACCCTGCCGCAGATCAATCTGTATACCCACGGCACCCAATGGACGGCGTCGCACGGCCACCTGGCCTTCTTCGGCGCCTATGCCACCATCAACATCGCTTTCTTCTACATCGCGGTGCAAACTTGGCGGGGCAATATCTGGCTGGGCGGCGGCCTGGCCGGTGGCGGCTGGAAGTGGAAATGGGCGCTCGCCTTGCTCAATTTCGGCGTGATAGGCATGACGGTGGCGCTATTGATCGCCGGCTACGAGCAGTCGTTCATCGAACGGGCGGTGGAGGGCTCGACCTGGGGGGGGTATTTCGCTGCCCAGATGCATCCTTGGTTCCAGCAGGCCATGGCCTGGCGCCTGGTGTTCGGTGTGGTGACGCTGGCGGGTGTCTTGCTGCTGGTGTGGGATCTCCTCACCATCGGCGTGGGTGAGATGCGCCGGGCGCCGCAGCTCGCAACCGAGGCCGGATAG
- a CDS encoding c-type cytochrome — protein sequence MSTTPPVWASESFWKKVAIWVTAGSFVILIILTFDTLSKTAVGGSRVQAYSVINKAIDYRFDYSKNRYRPVFGGDEPLFGRPLSEEEAAALVTLGKKTVQAKNCMNCHTLLGNGAYYAPDLTKAWLDPNWGSIEEREARMLAFLQDPEKNAVTFSSGRKMPRLGITDAEAHAIVAFLKWMSAIDTNGFPTNFKTIGHQED from the coding sequence ATGAGTACCACACCGCCCGTCTGGGCTTCCGAGAGCTTTTGGAAAAAGGTCGCGATCTGGGTCACGGCCGGTTCTTTCGTCATCCTCATCATCCTGACCTTCGACACGCTGTCGAAGACCGCGGTCGGCGGCAGCCGGGTGCAGGCTTACAGCGTCATCAACAAGGCCATCGACTACCGCTTCGATTACAGCAAGAACCGCTACCGCCCGGTATTCGGTGGCGACGAACCGCTGTTCGGTCGGCCTCTGAGCGAGGAAGAGGCGGCGGCTCTGGTCACCCTGGGCAAGAAGACGGTGCAGGCCAAGAACTGCATGAACTGCCACACCCTGCTCGGCAACGGCGCTTATTATGCTCCCGATCTCACCAAGGCCTGGCTCGATCCCAACTGGGGCAGCATCGAGGAACGCGAAGCCAGGATGCTGGCTTTTTTGCAGGACCCGGAAAAAAACGCCGTCACCTTCAGCTCGGGGCGCAAGATGCCAAGACTCGGGATCACCGACGCCGAAGCCCACGCCATCGTCGCCTTCCTGAAATGGATGTCGGCCATCGACACCAACGGCTTCCCGACGAACTTCAAGACCATCGGTCACCAGGAGGACTGA
- a CDS encoding HPP family protein → MKIPRLWRPEPLPTSLPEQFRSALAAGLAIFLIGLISSRFIEGGGLKTLVASMGASAVILFVVPHSPMARPWSLVGGHLISGLIGILCVRWVPDTWPAAAAAVGLAIFAMQLTRCLHPPGGASALIPVLGDAGIQALGFQFLLTPLALNVAVILAVSRLYGRWAHAARPAPSTEPHPPSPLGRIGIRAEDFHAALQDVGVFVDVSADELSDIYHFAASRAFRRTFGETTCAHIMTPQPLTAEFGDDLEPVWQLMQRKGIRALPVVDRGRHVIGMVTLKDFFRHARAESFGSLSARLRALLLRSPGVTSTKPEVVGQIMTAPAITARQDVHIAELARLLSEHGIHQVPIVDERGKLVGLVTQTDLIAALYRSVPTGLTQPALAVAS, encoded by the coding sequence TTGAAGATACCCCGTCTCTGGCGGCCCGAGCCCTTGCCGACCAGTTTGCCGGAACAATTCCGCTCCGCCTTGGCCGCGGGGCTGGCGATCTTCCTGATCGGCCTGATCAGCAGCCGGTTCATCGAGGGTGGCGGCTTGAAGACCCTGGTGGCGTCGATGGGCGCCTCGGCGGTGATCCTGTTCGTGGTGCCGCACAGCCCCATGGCGCGGCCTTGGTCCCTCGTAGGCGGACACTTGATTTCCGGCCTGATCGGCATCCTGTGCGTCCGCTGGGTACCGGATACCTGGCCGGCGGCGGCGGCCGCGGTGGGGCTGGCCATATTCGCCATGCAACTCACGCGCTGTCTGCATCCGCCGGGCGGTGCGTCCGCCTTGATCCCGGTGCTGGGGGATGCGGGCATCCAGGCGCTGGGGTTCCAGTTCCTGCTGACGCCGCTGGCGCTGAATGTGGCGGTCATTCTGGCGGTCTCCCGACTCTATGGCCGCTGGGCGCATGCCGCCAGACCGGCTCCCTCTACCGAGCCGCATCCGCCCAGCCCGCTGGGGCGCATCGGCATCCGGGCCGAGGACTTTCACGCGGCCCTGCAGGACGTCGGGGTGTTCGTCGACGTCAGCGCCGACGAACTGAGCGACATCTACCACTTCGCCGCCAGCCGGGCCTTCCGCCGCACCTTCGGCGAGACCACCTGTGCCCATATCATGACCCCCCAGCCGCTGACCGCGGAATTCGGCGACGATTTGGAGCCGGTCTGGCAACTGATGCAGCGCAAGGGCATTCGCGCCTTGCCGGTGGTGGACCGGGGGCGGCATGTCATCGGCATGGTCACGCTCAAGGACTTCTTCCGCCATGCCCGCGCCGAGAGTTTCGGCAGCCTGAGCGCAAGGCTGAGGGCCCTCCTGCTTCGCTCGCCTGGGGTGACCTCGACCAAGCCGGAGGTCGTAGGTCAGATCATGACCGCGCCCGCCATTACCGCTCGCCAAGACGTGCATATCGCCGAACTGGCCCGGCTGCTGAGCGAACACGGCATCCACCAGGTCCCCATCGTCGACGAGCGCGGCAAGCTGGTCGGCCTGGTGACGCAAACCGATTTGATCGCCGCCCTCTATCGCAGTGTTCCAACCGGACTGACGCAGCCGGCGCTGGCGGTGGCCTCGTGA
- a CDS encoding transglycosylase SLT domain-containing protein, whose protein sequence is MSLPRFTIAAVLLSLLAGCAETPFRWAMLEDTSDAEKADAGDDRIPRLNSSADGDLIETLLADYFRSLASDAVPVQTAMAPENAAPEPVRRLSGKGIRVIPVGPPKTHKNGLWHYVRERLELARWNHESVEAELAGFRDRPARVRSLAKRAEPFLHYLVGEVERRGLPLDLVLVPMVESACDPSALSAKTAAGLWQLIPSTGQRFGVEMAADYDGRYDIHASTAAALSYLQHLHSRFEGDWLLALAAYNAGEGAVQHAIASNRAAGRGTDFWSLPLPPETRGYVPKILALSRILAGPDRYGLKLEPVPGTPALARLEIEPGIRPADIGSAAGLPEPVFKLLNPALKSIHDAPQRKYGLMLPLKNAQAMAASLEGAELVSAKTVVVKKGETLAAIARRHGVSETALAGWNGLTPNSRLKPGQALLVYPA, encoded by the coding sequence ATGAGCTTGCCACGATTCACGATAGCCGCCGTGCTGCTGTCGCTCCTTGCCGGATGCGCCGAAACGCCTTTCCGGTGGGCCATGTTGGAGGACACGAGCGATGCCGAGAAAGCCGATGCCGGAGACGACCGGATTCCGCGCCTGAATTCCTCCGCCGATGGGGACCTGATCGAAACCCTGCTGGCGGACTACTTCAGGTCGCTGGCGTCCGACGCCGTCCCGGTTCAGACGGCGATGGCGCCGGAGAACGCGGCGCCCGAGCCCGTCCGCCGTCTGTCGGGCAAGGGCATCCGGGTGATTCCCGTCGGTCCGCCCAAGACCCACAAGAACGGTTTGTGGCATTACGTCAGGGAGCGTCTGGAACTCGCCCGCTGGAACCATGAATCGGTCGAAGCGGAGCTGGCGGGCTTCCGGGACAGGCCGGCGCGGGTTCGGAGCCTGGCCAAGCGGGCCGAGCCGTTTCTGCATTATTTGGTCGGCGAGGTCGAGCGGCGGGGGTTGCCGCTGGATCTGGTACTGGTGCCGATGGTGGAGAGCGCATGCGACCCGAGCGCGCTTTCGGCGAAGACCGCCGCCGGTCTTTGGCAGTTGATTCCCTCCACCGGCCAGCGTTTCGGCGTGGAGATGGCGGCGGACTACGATGGCCGCTATGACATTCACGCGTCCACCGCTGCGGCCCTGTCCTATTTGCAGCATCTGCACAGCCGGTTCGAGGGCGACTGGCTGCTGGCCCTGGCCGCCTACAACGCGGGGGAGGGCGCGGTGCAGCATGCGATCGCGAGCAACCGCGCGGCGGGCCGCGGCACCGATTTCTGGAGTCTGCCCTTGCCGCCCGAGACCCGTGGCTATGTGCCGAAAATTCTCGCCTTGTCGCGCATTCTCGCGGGCCCCGACCGCTACGGCCTCAAGCTCGAACCGGTGCCGGGCACGCCGGCCCTGGCGCGGCTGGAGATCGAGCCCGGTATCCGCCCGGCCGACATCGGCAGCGCCGCCGGTCTGCCCGAGCCCGTGTTCAAGCTGTTGAACCCGGCGCTGAAATCCATCCATGACGCGCCGCAGCGCAAATACGGCCTGATGCTCCCGCTGAAGAACGCACAAGCCATGGCCGCCAGCCTCGAAGGGGCGGAACTGGTGTCGGCAAAGACCGTCGTGGTGAAGAAGGGCGAAACGCTGGCCGCAATCGCCAGGCGCCACGGAGTTTCCGAGACGGCCCTGGCCGGCTGGAACGGCCTGACGCCCAACAGCCGCCTCAAACCCGGGCAGGCGCTGCTGGTCTATCCGGCCTGA
- a CDS encoding c-type cytochrome: MPRRTMHLFLSAALGAAVGGPAQASEELAKAKNCVMCHSVDKKILGPAFKDVAQKYAGQQGVDAKLAEKVMKGGSGVWGTMAMPPNPQVSEAEAKQLVQWILSLK, encoded by the coding sequence ATGCCTAGAAGAACGATGCACCTCTTCCTGTCCGCCGCCCTCGGTGCCGCTGTCGGCGGCCCTGCGCAGGCCAGCGAGGAACTCGCCAAAGCCAAGAACTGTGTCATGTGCCATTCGGTCGACAAGAAAATCCTGGGGCCGGCATTCAAGGACGTCGCCCAGAAATACGCAGGCCAGCAAGGCGTCGATGCCAAGCTCGCCGAGAAGGTGATGAAGGGAGGCTCCGGCGTCTGGGGAACCATGGCGATGCCCCCCAATCCGCAGGTCAGCGAAGCGGAAGCGAAACAGCTGGTGCAGTGGATTTTGAGCCTGAAATAG
- a CDS encoding helix-turn-helix domain-containing transcriptional regulator gives MQDYAGSSGVWLVSPKLSVTSLAPREWPGGDAGLSRESLYNALSGERSPGFATILKVIGALGL, from the coding sequence ATGCAAGATTATGCCGGCAGCAGCGGGGTCTGGCTAGTATCGCCAAAGCTCTCGGTGACATCGCTCGCGCCAAGGGAATGGCCCGGGGGAGACGCTGGCCTGTCTCGTGAAAGCCTCTACAACGCGCTTTCTGGCGAACGCAGTCCGGGCTTCGCCACCATCCTCAAGGTCATCGGCGCCCTTGGACTGTAA
- a CDS encoding L,D-transpeptidase family protein — protein MLPKAAYLLPMTALLLTACAGSNKQAGKPSLAAAAPERTHLPKPALRSAYVPPLFSDTGQRTVSDVLHDFGPYSVRKLKPYFERAGVAYPPREVVLIGLKQEKKLELWARDQNEYRLIRDYDIRAASGSAGPKLRQGDLQVPEGIYQIVGLNPNSHYHLSMKLNYPNDFDLHYAQLEGRTNPGSDIFIHGRAVSAGCLAMGDETIEELFVLAAHVGKENMKVVIAPHDPRAWPLDQTAAGQPEWTRELYATIADEILSISRPLAVSSNRPYSPPYRR, from the coding sequence ATGCTACCGAAAGCCGCTTATCTGCTTCCCATGACCGCCCTGCTGCTGACGGCCTGCGCCGGCTCGAACAAGCAGGCCGGCAAACCGAGCCTCGCGGCGGCGGCACCCGAGCGCACCCATCTCCCGAAACCCGCACTCCGCTCCGCCTATGTGCCACCTCTCTTCAGCGACACCGGCCAGCGCACGGTGTCGGACGTACTGCACGATTTCGGCCCTTATTCGGTCCGGAAGCTGAAACCCTATTTCGAACGGGCCGGCGTGGCCTATCCGCCGCGCGAAGTCGTGCTGATCGGCCTGAAACAGGAGAAGAAGCTCGAACTGTGGGCACGGGACCAGAACGAATATCGGCTGATCCGCGACTACGACATCCGGGCGGCCAGCGGCTCCGCGGGCCCCAAGCTGCGCCAGGGCGACCTGCAGGTGCCCGAGGGCATCTACCAGATCGTGGGGCTGAATCCGAACAGCCATTACCACCTGTCGATGAAGCTGAACTACCCCAACGATTTCGACCTGCATTACGCCCAGCTCGAAGGCCGCACCAATCCTGGATCGGACATCTTCATCCACGGCCGGGCGGTGTCGGCGGGATGCCTGGCGATGGGGGACGAAACCATCGAGGAGCTGTTCGTACTGGCGGCGCACGTCGGCAAGGAAAACATGAAGGTGGTGATCGCGCCGCACGACCCCAGGGCCTGGCCGCTGGACCAGACCGCCGCCGGACAGCCGGAATGGACGCGGGAGCTGTATGCGACGATCGCCGATGAAATTTTGTCGATATCGAGGCCGCTCGCGGTGTCGAGCAACCGGCCTTATTCGCCGCCGTACCGCCGGTAA
- a CDS encoding YqaA family protein: MDASMGIWGLFFSAFVSATLAPGGSEAVLAYLVHTGYALPAELVAVASLGNTLGAMTTWGMGWLWARRRPLAIEAIENPRQRRAVESLKRWGSGLLLISWIPVLGDGFCFAAGWLRLSLILSVIHIAIGKAVRYAVVAWLAV; the protein is encoded by the coding sequence ATGGATGCTTCGATGGGGATCTGGGGCCTGTTCTTCAGCGCCTTCGTCTCGGCCACTCTGGCGCCGGGGGGATCGGAGGCGGTGCTGGCCTATCTGGTGCACACCGGGTACGCGCTGCCCGCCGAACTCGTGGCCGTGGCCAGTCTGGGCAACACGCTGGGCGCGATGACGACCTGGGGAATGGGCTGGCTATGGGCGCGCCGCCGCCCGCTGGCGATCGAGGCGATCGAGAATCCGCGTCAGCGCCGCGCGGTGGAATCGCTCAAGCGGTGGGGCAGCGGCCTGCTGCTGATCTCGTGGATACCGGTGCTCGGCGACGGTTTCTGTTTCGCCGCCGGCTGGCTGCGGCTGTCGTTGATCCTGTCCGTGATCCATATCGCCATCGGCAAGGCCGTGCGCTATGCCGTGGTGGCTTGGCTGGCGGTTTGA
- the kdsB gene encoding 3-deoxy-manno-octulosonate cytidylyltransferase, whose amino-acid sequence MPAEFTIVIPARYGSTRLPGKPLLELGGKPMIVHVCERALEAGASEVVVATDDERIARAVDGLPVTAMLTRPEHASGTERLAEVAERRAWSDDTIVVNLQGDEPFMESALLRALAAALERREDCRVATLAAPIHQPEEIFDPNVVKVVTDGESRALYFSRAAVPWDRESFAQGMAAPKPGQGMPYRRHIGVYAYTAAYLRRYVDLAPSPLEHIERLEQLRILWHGDRILVVPVEGAPAPGVDTAADLERAERHLSGGTP is encoded by the coding sequence ATGCCGGCGGAATTCACCATCGTCATTCCGGCGCGCTACGGTTCGACCCGGCTGCCGGGCAAGCCCCTGCTCGAACTCGGCGGCAAGCCGATGATCGTGCATGTCTGCGAGCGGGCGCTCGAAGCCGGCGCGTCAGAGGTCGTGGTGGCGACCGACGACGAACGCATCGCCCGTGCGGTGGACGGCTTGCCGGTGACCGCGATGCTGACCCGGCCCGAGCATGCCAGCGGCACCGAGCGGCTGGCCGAGGTGGCCGAGCGCCGGGCCTGGAGCGACGACACCATCGTGGTCAACCTCCAGGGCGACGAGCCCTTCATGGAAAGTGCGCTGCTGCGCGCCCTGGCCGCGGCGCTGGAGCGGCGCGAGGACTGCCGGGTGGCGACCCTGGCTGCGCCGATTCACCAGCCTGAAGAAATCTTCGATCCCAACGTGGTCAAGGTGGTTACCGACGGGGAGAGCCGGGCGCTGTATTTCAGTCGGGCCGCCGTGCCCTGGGACCGCGAATCCTTCGCCCAAGGGATGGCGGCGCCGAAGCCGGGGCAGGGCATGCCTTATCGCCGCCATATCGGGGTGTATGCCTACACCGCGGCCTATCTGCGCCGCTACGTCGATCTGGCGCCGTCGCCGCTGGAGCACATCGAGCGGCTGGAGCAGTTGCGCATTCTCTGGCACGGCGACCGCATCCTGGTGGTGCCGGTGGAGGGCGCGCCCGCGCCGGGCGTAGACACCGCCGCCGATCTCGAACGGGCCGAGCGCCATCTGAGCGGCGGGACGCCCTGA
- a CDS encoding Trm112 family protein, with protein sequence MDKQLLEILVCPLCKGELIYLREQQELVCLADKLAYPIRDDIPVMLESEARKLGLDEYDALHKRRTAPAA encoded by the coding sequence ATGGACAAACAACTGCTTGAAATTCTGGTTTGCCCGCTGTGCAAGGGCGAACTGATCTACCTGCGCGAGCAGCAGGAACTGGTCTGCCTGGCGGACAAGCTGGCCTATCCCATCCGCGACGACATTCCGGTGATGCTGGAGAGCGAGGCGAGGAAGCTCGGCCTCGACGAATACGACGCCCTGCACAAGCGGCGGACGGCGCCGGCGGCCTGA
- the lpxK gene encoding tetraacyldisaccharide 4'-kinase, with product MSRSKGVIAAWLQRQWYGEAQPPWGLRALSSGFGAAVALRRHYYRSHAGQPALGVPVIVVGNLSVGGTGKTPLVIALVALLRERGWSPGVISRGYGGSARAPREVRCDSDPAEVGDEPLLIRQRAGCPVFVSPKRLEAARAVIEAGADVVVSDDGLQHYALPRDVEIAVVDGARRFGNGRLLPAGPLREPVERLASVDFVICNGGEPAAGELSMALEGDTAVHLADGERRPLTDLAGRKIVAMAGIGHPDRFFSHLEAAGLNFESMAWPDHHVYSADDFCSVPADTPVLMTEKDAVKCRRLGDPRIWYIPVTARLDPAFASRLLTILERIRHGQTTA from the coding sequence TTGAGCCGGTCCAAGGGGGTGATCGCCGCCTGGCTGCAGCGGCAATGGTATGGCGAGGCGCAGCCGCCGTGGGGGTTGCGTGCGCTGAGTTCAGGATTCGGCGCCGCCGTCGCGCTCCGCCGTCATTATTACCGCTCGCATGCGGGACAGCCTGCTCTCGGCGTCCCCGTCATCGTCGTCGGCAACCTCAGCGTGGGCGGCACCGGCAAGACGCCGCTGGTGATCGCTCTGGTGGCGCTGCTGCGCGAACGGGGCTGGTCGCCCGGCGTGATCAGCCGCGGCTACGGCGGTTCCGCCCGGGCGCCGCGTGAAGTCCGCTGCGACAGCGACCCTGCCGAGGTCGGCGACGAGCCCTTGCTGATCCGGCAGCGCGCCGGTTGTCCGGTATTCGTTTCGCCGAAACGGCTGGAAGCCGCCCGGGCCGTGATCGAAGCCGGCGCCGATGTCGTCGTTTCCGACGATGGCCTTCAGCATTATGCCTTGCCGCGGGACGTCGAAATCGCCGTGGTCGATGGCGCGCGCCGCTTCGGCAACGGCAGGCTGCTGCCGGCGGGGCCGTTGCGGGAACCGGTCGAGCGGCTGGCGAGCGTGGATTTCGTGATCTGCAACGGCGGCGAGCCGGCGGCTGGCGAATTATCCATGGCGCTTGAAGGCGATACGGCGGTGCATCTCGCCGATGGGGAGCGGCGCCCGTTAACAGACTTGGCGGGACGGAAGATCGTCGCCATGGCGGGGATCGGCCATCCGGACCGGTTTTTTTCCCACCTCGAGGCCGCCGGATTGAACTTCGAGTCTATGGCATGGCCTGACCATCATGTTTATTCCGCGGACGATTTTTGCAGCGTGCCGGCCGATACGCCGGTCCTGATGACCGAGAAGGACGCCGTGAAATGCCGCAGGCTGGGGGACCCGCGAATCTGGTACATTCCCGTCACCGCCCGGCTCGATCCGGCCTTCGCTTCCCGATTACTGACCATCCTTGAGAGGATTCGACATGGACAAACAACTGCTTGA
- a CDS encoding ExbD/TolR family protein encodes MNFRPQNRDEPELNLIPMIDVLIVLMIFLVLTTTFSRETGLELQLPKAQSPASEETPQGVDIAVGPDGQFSVNGTPLPDNRLETLREAMKAAAGERRDPLVIVRADRTTQHQHVITVLDAASQLGFGHISFAAEATPESKP; translated from the coding sequence ATGAATTTCCGTCCGCAGAATCGGGATGAGCCGGAATTGAATCTGATTCCGATGATCGACGTGCTGATCGTGCTGATGATCTTCCTGGTGCTCACCACTACCTTCAGCCGGGAAACCGGGCTCGAACTTCAGTTGCCGAAGGCGCAAAGCCCGGCTTCCGAAGAGACACCCCAAGGCGTGGACATCGCCGTCGGACCGGACGGCCAGTTTTCGGTGAACGGCACGCCGCTGCCCGACAACCGCCTCGAAACCCTGCGGGAGGCGATGAAGGCGGCCGCCGGGGAGCGGCGTGACCCGCTGGTCATCGTCCGCGCCGACCGGACGACGCAGCACCAGCACGTCATCACCGTCCTGGATGCCGCCAGCCAACTGGGCTTCGGCCATATCAGCTTCGCCGCCGAGGCCACGCCCGAGAGCAAGCCTTGA
- a CDS encoding MotA/TolQ/ExbB proton channel family protein produces the protein MLDIIKGGGLLIWPILICSVVALAIILERLWALRTSRILPAELASTVWTLWRNNQLDGGSIRQLALNSPLGTVLAAGLANHKHGREVMQSCIEQAGRQVVHAMERYLNTLGTIASISPYLGLLGSVLGMMKVFAGFSAAQGAGNPAALAGGLSEILITTAAGLAVAIPSLMFYRYFRGRVNELSMRLEEEAVRLIAILHGEREE, from the coding sequence GTGCTGGATATCATCAAGGGCGGCGGGCTGCTGATCTGGCCGATTCTGATCTGCTCGGTTGTCGCTCTGGCCATCATCCTGGAGCGCTTGTGGGCGCTGCGTACCAGCCGCATCCTCCCGGCCGAACTGGCATCGACGGTCTGGACGCTCTGGCGGAACAATCAGCTCGATGGCGGCAGCATCCGCCAGCTCGCCCTGAATTCGCCGCTGGGTACGGTATTGGCGGCGGGGCTGGCCAACCACAAGCATGGCCGCGAGGTCATGCAGAGCTGCATCGAGCAGGCCGGACGCCAAGTGGTCCACGCCATGGAGCGCTATCTCAATACCCTCGGCACCATCGCCTCGATTTCCCCTTACCTTGGCCTCCTCGGCAGCGTGCTGGGGATGATGAAGGTGTTCGCCGGCTTTTCCGCGGCGCAGGGGGCCGGTAATCCGGCCGCGCTGGCCGGCGGCCTGTCGGAAATCCTCATCACCACCGCCGCCGGCTTGGCCGTGGCCATTCCCAGCCTGATGTTCTACCGCTATTTCCGGGGGCGGGTGAACGAGCTGTCGATGCGTCTGGAAGAGGAAGCCGTCCGTCTGATCGCGATTCTGCACGGCGAGCGCGAAGAGTGA
- a CDS encoding DUF5063 domain-containing protein has product MASSTPAAAEFAKVAEKFCRLVDGFSHYEPLDWLALISRALIPLEMAVRELTGTAGIGEYSMLADIEQRHHMFVELKTFLGPMDDYWTDADLEVGDGVMTGSLADNITEIYFALKRGLAFWHKGPGEAGAAVSEWLSGFDVNWGYHLANLRSQLKHKVTLH; this is encoded by the coding sequence GTGGCTTCTTCGACTCCCGCCGCCGCAGAGTTTGCGAAAGTTGCCGAGAAGTTCTGTCGGCTGGTGGACGGTTTCTCACATTATGAACCGCTGGATTGGCTTGCGCTCATCTCACGCGCGCTGATTCCGCTGGAAATGGCCGTGAGGGAGCTCACGGGCACGGCAGGCATCGGTGAATACTCCATGCTGGCGGACATCGAGCAACGGCATCACATGTTCGTGGAGCTCAAAACCTTCCTGGGGCCGATGGACGACTACTGGACCGATGCCGATCTCGAGGTCGGCGACGGCGTAATGACCGGCAGTCTGGCGGACAACATCACCGAAATCTATTTCGCATTGAAGCGTGGATTGGCCTTCTGGCACAAAGGGCCGGGCGAGGCTGGCGCCGCGGTCAGCGAATGGCTGTCGGGTTTCGATGTCAACTGGGGCTATCATCTGGCGAATCTGCGGTCCCAGTTGAAGCACAAGGTCACGCTTCACTGA